The Solenopsis invicta isolate M01_SB chromosome 3, UNIL_Sinv_3.0, whole genome shotgun sequence region CTTAGCAGTGAAtttctgttatattttataaaagtgctAACAGATATTTAATGTTGaatataaaagttatcaaaaaatatgGCCGGTTTACATTTAATACAAACATACTCTTCCGATTCGGACGAAGACAAGCACGAGGAGAAGAAAAAGGATGATCAAATTGTAAACAAGtacataaattacattattttcattctggattacaatatttttttctgaaagttctcttttttattatagcAAACAACAgtactcaaaataaaaaattttcaagttttataaacttaaaatgAAAACACTTTGTTCTTGAACTCAAGATAATATGCTTTGTTAGTATAATCATGAGTAAAGaacttgaaattaattatagagGATATGATGTTAGTCgattctttaaataatgatacataatacaagaacagaaaataatatttcatacatatttttttgtgtttcatGTTTGAATATATTTACAGGTTATCTTTACCTGCAAGTATTTTGTCTTGGAAAGGAGTTGAATATAATGAAGAAGTAATCGATGATCCATTGGATCACAACGGACGAGTACGAAGCTTTAAACATGAACGTGGTAATTGGGTAACTTTGATTTACATAAATTGtaagtatttttgttttaaattgaatCGTAAGATATCAATATCAATCCCAAAATGCTAGAATAAGTAAATTTTCATTGAGATGCTAATTCAAGTTGagttttagttaaaaaaaactttatttaaaaatttttttaataagattttttgctGTTAAAATAGTGTTAACTTAATTATTCCAATTTGTGACatagaaaacataaaaaaaaaattcttaattatgtgaataaattttcatcCAGTTTTTcactattgaattaaaaaagtataagtaGCATTCTAGACTTGATTTGAAAAGGCTTtgcttaattaaatataatattagaattaataaaaaatttaatttaatttcagataCATCCAGCGATTGTTTTCATACTTGGATTAATTCTGTACTAAGTAAATTACCTGTCGAAGGCAGTATCATTTCTAATCTTCATATTAGTCTCAGTCGCACTTTAGTTTTAAAGTTCCATTGGATTGAATCGTTCGTGGAAAGCATAAAACAGTCTTGTcgtaaattcaataaatttgtcCTACAGTTCACGGATATAAGGGTGTACTGCAATGAAGAGAGAACTCGCACATTCCTCGGAATTTATTGTCGAGATGAGGATGGAATGTTAAAGTGCCTAACTGATGTTTTTGACAATGTATTAGCTGAATATCAATTACCATCGTTTTATAaggtatataaattatataaaactaatattcTCGTACTATTGTTAAACGCAtcatataatatgaaataagtaagattttataattttgcatttgaCTTTTCATTCTTCACTGCAATCATgttgcataattataatatgatatgATTGCAATGAGAAATCAGAAGACTTAAATATagttctatatattttttatatacaggaTACCTCGTATCACATTAGTTTCTTCTGGTGCCTTGGAGACAAGCGAGCCTGCTTAAAAGAAATTCTACCATCTCTTACCAGcagtttaaacaaattttt contains the following coding sequences:
- the LOC105205217 gene encoding U6 snRNA phosphodiesterase isoform X1 — its product is MAGLHLIQTYSSDSDEDKHEEKKKDDQIVNKLSLPASILSWKGVEYNEEVIDDPLDHNGRVRSFKHERGNWVTLIYINYTSSDCFHTWINSVLSKLPVEGSIISNLHISLSRTLVLKFHWIESFVESIKQSCRKFNKFVLQFTDIRVYCNEERTRTFLGIYCRDEDGMLKCLTDVFDNVLAEYQLPSFYKDTSYHISFFWCLGDKRACLKEILPSLTSSLNKFLAENMEEAYMHVNDIQCKIGNKCYTFELK
- the LOC105205217 gene encoding U6 snRNA phosphodiesterase isoform X2; this encodes MIKLLSLPASILSWKGVEYNEEVIDDPLDHNGRVRSFKHERGNWVTLIYINYTSSDCFHTWINSVLSKLPVEGSIISNLHISLSRTLVLKFHWIESFVESIKQSCRKFNKFVLQFTDIRVYCNEERTRTFLGIYCRDEDGMLKCLTDVFDNVLAEYQLPSFYKDTSYHISFFWCLGDKRACLKEILPSLTSSLNKFLAENMEEAYMHVNDIQCKIGNKCYTFELK